The following DNA comes from Chitinophaga nivalis.
GGCACCTATACCGTACGTATTAATGCATTGGGTTATGAACCCCTCGCTAAAAAAATCATACTGGCAGCCGGTCAGCAGGTAGCAGAACGCTTCCAGGTAAAGGCGGCGATACAGGATATCAACAGTGTGGCGGTAGTAGGCTTTGGTAAAACCAAGGAAGTAAACCGCCAGGCCTATAATGTACAGGCGGTGGATGCCCGGCAGTTGCATAATACCACACTGGATCTGGGGCAGCTGATGAACCGTATTTCCGGTGTGCGGATACGGGAATCCGGTGGTACCGGTTCCGAGATGCGTTTCAGTCTGAACGGCTTCTCCGGCCGCCAGGTGAAATTTTTCCTGGACGGTGTACCCATGGATAACTTCGGGACTTCTTTCCAGCTGAATAATATCCCTGTCAACTTTGCCGATCGCATTGAAGTATACAAAGGGGTAGTACCCGTATGGTTAGGCGGCGACGCATTGGGGGGCGCTGTAAACATCGTTACCAGCACACGCCCGCATACTTTCGTAGACGCCTCTTATTCCTATGGCTCCTTCAATACCCACAAATCCTCCATTAATGCCGGTTATGTTGCCCGCTCAGGATTTACTGTGCAGATGAATGCTTTTCAGAACTATTCAGATAATAACTACTGGATAGATGCAGATGTAGCTGATTTTGAAACCGGTATTCTGACGCCCGGCCGGATCAGAAGATTCCATGATCGCTACCACAACGAAACACTCGTACTGCGTGCAGGCGTCACCGGTAAAAAATATGCGGACCGCCTGTTGATTGGTGGTACCATCGCCAACAACCGCGCTGATATACAAACCGGTAACCGCGTACATGACGTATATGGCGCCCGCTGGCGCTCCGGCAACCTGTTGCAGCCTTCCCTGCAATACAGCAAAAAAGACCTGTTTGTAAAAGGGCTGGAAGTACGCGTGAATGCCAATTTTAACCTGGGAGAAGAGCGGGCGGTGGATACGGCTAATAAAAGATATTCCTGGGATGGCTCTTTCGAATATAAAGACAGAAATAATCCTTACCGCAAAGGGGGAGAAGTGGGATTGTCTGACTACCGTTTTAAAAACAACAATGGTTCGGCAAGCCTGGCGGCAGACTATAAAATCAATGAGCAACACAGCCTGTCATTGAATGAAATGTTTACCACCTTCGACCGGAAGTCTAAAAACAGCTACGATCCCGATAATATCGAAGATAAACAGCCGCATAAAAGCAGCAAGTATATCACAGGACTGGGATACCGTTTCAACTATGCCGACAAAATCAGTGCAACGGCTTTCGTAAAACATTACCAGCAATATAATACAACCAATAAAGTAGAGAAATTCTTTGATCAGCCAACGCAGACATTCAACTACGTCGTAAACGTTTTCAAGGGAAATGTTTCCAAGCTGGGTTATGGCGCCGCAGGTAGCTGGTTTATTACCAATCAGCTGCAGTTCAAAACATCCTACGAAAAAGCTTACCGCCTGCCCGATAATCAGGAGATGTTCGGAGATATGATCAATGAACTGGGTAACATGAGCTTGCGTCCGGAAAGCAGTGATAATATCAACGTAGGGGCTGTGTATAATTTTGCCATCGCCAAAGTACATGCGTTTGAAGTACAGGCTAATTTCATCTTCCGCAATTCTACTGATTATATCCGGAGCCAGGTAGGCGCCATGAAAGGCAGTAACGGCGAGTACCTGCGTCAGAGTGTGAATGATGAAGGCGTTACCAACCGGGGCATCGATGCAGAAATTCACTATGCCTATAAAAATGTATTCCTGTTCAATAGCAGCTTCACCTATCAGAACATCCGCAACAGCACGAAACATGAAATGCTGAAAGACGGTACCCGTTCCAAAGAAGTAAGTCCGGTATACCAGGATCGGATTCCCAATATGCCATATATGTTTGGGAATGCCAATGCGGCCTATGTATTTGATAATGTATTACACAAAGGCAATCGCCTCTCCCTGGGATATAACGTACAGTTCGTGAATCAGTTCTATTTATTCTGGCCAAGTCAGGGCGAACAGGATACCAAGAAGATGATTCCGACACAGTGGGCGCATGATGCCAGCCTGACCTATACCATGGCAGGTGGTCGTTATAATGTGGCGGCAGAATGTCTGAACCTGACGGATGCTTCGCTCTACGATAACTTCAAGTTGCCAAAGCCCAGCCGTGCTTTTAACGTGAAGCTCCGTTATTATTTCTCCTGGAAACAGCAACAACAATAATTACTACCGATAACTGCTTACATCGTAGCAGCTAATTTTTTAAATACTATCAACATGAAAAAAACAGTATTGAAGTTGATGACAGGTGTTTTTGGAACTGTCATTCTGATGAGTGCCTGCAAAAAGGACAATGACACCCAAACAGAACCACCTGTTACGCCGGGTAAAGACCGTTCAAAATATGTATTTGTGTATAGCGGCAAAGGTGCTGCAGGTAATGCCGGTACTTATATTGTTACTGCAAATGATATTTCTCAGGGAGAAATTTCGGCTACCGGTAACGGCGTGGAAGTAGAAGCTTATTCTTTTATTGTCACCAACAATACCCTGTTTGCACAGGCTTATACCAACCAGGGTCCGGTAACACCTTTCCGTTTGAATGAAGAAGGAAAAATAGTAGAAGCCGGCAGATTGATCAATACCTTCCGCACCGGTGTTTACGGAACAGTGAACAATAACGCCTGGGTAGGCGGTGGCGATCCGCGCCAGAGCGGATTAGGAGAGCTTTTCCTGTACGATGCGGTGAAACTGCAGGTTACTGCAAAAAGTTCCATTGATCTGAAAGCGATCACCGGTACCGGCGAAAATGCGGTATGGACAGGTCTCTTCCAGGTAGATAACAAACTGTATGTACCTTACTACAAATTTAAACCGGTAGAAGGTGGTGCACCATGGATGGGTAAATACGGCAGCCTGGATAGTACCTGGATTGCGGTGTTGAGCTATCCTGAACTGAAATATGAAAAAACCATTGCAGACGGTCGTTCCGGCTTTGTGGGCAACTGGTTCGGTATGCAGGGTTTACATCAGGTTGAAAACGGCGACGTATATACCTGGTCTACTGCCGGAGAAATCAACGACATAAAATCCAAAAATCATTCCGGTGTACTCCGTATCAAAAAAGGTACTACCGAATTTGATCAGAGCTACTTCTTCGATATGGAGAAAAGAGTGGGTGTGAAAATTGCACGGGCAGAATACATCTCCAAAGGTAAATTCCTGATGTCTTTGTATGCAGGTGCTACTACCGGTGATGTGTCCGGTGGCCGCGTAAGACTGGCGATCGTTGACGTGTTCAACCAGACGGTGAATTATGTACAGGGTGCTCCTGAACATGCGCAGCCTGATTTCAAAATGCAGGTATACAACGAACGTGATGGCAAAACCATTAACTATGTAATGGAAGAAGATGGTGGCGAGTTCTATGTATACGTGATCGATGCTGAAACAGCTACTGCGAAGAGAGGCCTGCACATTAAAGGTGCGGAAGGTGTGACTTCAATTTCCAAACTGACTTACTAAGATATCACCGGGCGCCTGTCCAGACGGGCGTCCGGCTTTACCGCTTATGTTGAAATTATTTAAGAAGATCAACGCCTGGCTCCATCTTTGGTTGGGACTGATTTCAGGGATCATTATCGTATTCGTGAGCCTGACGGGCTGTGTATTGGTATTTAAATTCGAAATTATAGACCTCACACACCCGGAAAGACGTATCCCTGCCATGGACGAAAGCCGGATGTTGCCTCCTTCCGCCCTGCACGCTGCAGCAACAGCAGCCTTACCTGGTAAGGAAGTACATAGTATCTGGTATCATGGACTGGACAGAGCTGCACATATTGATATCGCTGCAGATACGATACTGTTCATGAACCCTTATACCGGAAAAGTGATTGCGATGGATAAAGAAGAACACTTTTTCCATTTTATAGAAGATGGCCACAGACATCTGTGGATGGGCCGGAAGATTGGAGGAAAGATTATAGGCTGGAGCACATTTGTGTTCTTACTGTTGCTGATCAGCGGGCTGATATTATGGTATCCTAAAAAATGGAATAAAGCCGGTGTAAATAATAGCCTGAAAATTAAATGGAGTGCCCGTTTCAAACGGCTGAACTACGACCTGCATAATGTGCTGGGTTTTTATTCTTTACTCCTGGCTATATTGATGGCGGCTACCGGCCTGGTCATGAGCTTCTCCTGGTTTTCGAAAAGCCTTTATTGGATTACGGGAGGCGTAAAAACGGCCCGTGTGGAACCGGCGCCGATTCAACCGCACCCCGCAGCAACCATCCATTTACAGGTAGATAAAGCCTGGAATAAAGTGCGACACGAAGTGGCGCAATCCAACAAGAATGATATCATTGTCGGATTTCCGGACGAACCGGATGAAGCGATCTATCTGTGTACAGATATGATCAATGGCCAGTGGCGCAATATTTATATGGATCCTAATACCCTGGAGGTATTACCCTATTCCGGTAAGAAGATACAGGACCTCCGTTTCGCAGACCAGGTACGTACCTCCAACTATGCCTTGCATGTAGGAGCTATCGGCGGGATGACAACAAAAATCCTGTATTTCCTGGCCAGCCTGATTTGTACCAGTTTGCCTATCACTGGTTTTTATATCTGGTGGCATCGGGGAAAGAAAAAAACAAGTAAGACGCCGGCAAAAAAATTGCAGGTGGAATAGTGTGATAGCGGATAAGTATCCCGATAATAAGTTAAGTGTTAACAATGTGTAAGAACGCTCCCGGATAGTGATTATCCGGGAGTCTCTTTTTATAGCCGGTCTATTTTTGTCGCGCTGCTTTCAGCTGTTGTAATTCCTTCCTCACTGCTTCCAGCTTTTTATCCTGTTGAATCATATAGAGGGTGAGCTCTTCTATTTTCTGCAGTAACTTTTTATTCATCTCTCCCAGGTCATGTCCTTCCTGTTCTATTTCTCCGGCTGCAGGAATATCCGGTAAATGCCGGTGGGCAGCAATAAAGGCAGCCACCTCTTTTAAAGCGGGGAGTGCATAGTCTTCCCGGAATACAAAGTCCGGCCAGCCGGTGGAAGTTACTTTTACCCTTTGTGCGCCAATAGTGCCATTGACGGCCAGCTTATAGGCGGGGTCGGAGGTGCCGATACCTACATTGGCGCCGAGCAATAAAATGTGTCCGCCTTTCTCGCGGGCAATGGTATAATTATTTTGTGGATCGATGCCCACCCAGGCTCTTCTGCCACCGGGGTCTGTATAGCTGGTGTATTGATAGGCGCCGGTGCGGGGGCTGTTGAACTCCTGCATACGATCCGTACCGGTGAAGGTGAATGCGCCATTAATGGTTTGTGCCCCACTGTCGGTGATCAGCTTTGTCCAGTTTTCCCAGCCTTGCTTTTGTAACCCCTGCCGGTAAAAGATGCCGCCTGCATTGAAGTTCAGCTGATGTACCTTACCGCCGGTGCTGTCATTCCAGGGCGCCATAGTCAGCATTGCAGAATAGTGCCCTGTGCCAGGTACGCCTACCACGTTCCGGAACTTCATATCAAATCTTGCCTGCCGGCGGAAGCTATCAGGGATTTCCTGTATACTCCTGGTATCATTCACGCTGATAGTAGTCGCATTCTGTGCGAATACAGCCGTCCCGGATGTTAGCAGGAGGGCTGTTAAAAATGAATATTTCATATGTATAGTTTGACAATAATAAATACGTTCCCGGATAGCATATGTTTAATAAACTAAAATGGATAAACGTATATGCCTGATAGTTAGGATACGTGATGAATTTTATTTACCGGCATAAAAAATTCCTGCTGTTTAACAGCAGTAGGATTATTCAGCGTCTGCCTGCTGGAAAAGCCTGTCGACGGGTATTTCCGGCGAAGATGTGATCCGGTGCAGGAGCGCGTTGAATTGTGTGGCCAGTTCCGTCAGCTGTTCCGGGGTATAAAAGCTGCTGTGGTAGTTCCACTGGAAGGAACAACTGTCGCCGTCATCCGCGATGATCACCGACAACGGATAAAAAACAAGGTCGATAGGCGTATGGCCCCACACAGGTTGTTCCCAGGCTTCATTCCGGAAAGATTCATTCAGATAATTTACATGGAGCAGCGACGCAGATTGCAATGGCAGGTCGCGGAAGTCGTCGTAATTCAGCAACAGGTATTTCATGGTTTGCAGAAACTCCAGGTAAGTTTGTTGTATCACTTGCAGGACTGTGTGTTGTGGATTCACGGGT
Coding sequences within:
- a CDS encoding TonB-dependent receptor — protein: MQIKEILLTGVLCAFTFQVRAQQPATAAISGNVTNEEGKPVPAATIQLSPGNKAMAGDANGHFRFTSLAAGTYTVRINALGYEPLAKKIILAAGQQVAERFQVKAAIQDINSVAVVGFGKTKEVNRQAYNVQAVDARQLHNTTLDLGQLMNRISGVRIRESGGTGSEMRFSLNGFSGRQVKFFLDGVPMDNFGTSFQLNNIPVNFADRIEVYKGVVPVWLGGDALGGAVNIVTSTRPHTFVDASYSYGSFNTHKSSINAGYVARSGFTVQMNAFQNYSDNNYWIDADVADFETGILTPGRIRRFHDRYHNETLVLRAGVTGKKYADRLLIGGTIANNRADIQTGNRVHDVYGARWRSGNLLQPSLQYSKKDLFVKGLEVRVNANFNLGEERAVDTANKRYSWDGSFEYKDRNNPYRKGGEVGLSDYRFKNNNGSASLAADYKINEQHSLSLNEMFTTFDRKSKNSYDPDNIEDKQPHKSSKYITGLGYRFNYADKISATAFVKHYQQYNTTNKVEKFFDQPTQTFNYVVNVFKGNVSKLGYGAAGSWFITNQLQFKTSYEKAYRLPDNQEMFGDMINELGNMSLRPESSDNINVGAVYNFAIAKVHAFEVQANFIFRNSTDYIRSQVGAMKGSNGEYLRQSVNDEGVTNRGIDAEIHYAYKNVFLFNSSFTYQNIRNSTKHEMLKDGTRSKEVSPVYQDRIPNMPYMFGNANAAYVFDNVLHKGNRLSLGYNVQFVNQFYLFWPSQGEQDTKKMIPTQWAHDASLTYTMAGGRYNVAAECLNLTDASLYDNFKLPKPSRAFNVKLRYYFSWKQQQQ
- a CDS encoding PepSY-associated TM helix domain-containing protein — encoded protein: MLKLFKKINAWLHLWLGLISGIIIVFVSLTGCVLVFKFEIIDLTHPERRIPAMDESRMLPPSALHAAATAALPGKEVHSIWYHGLDRAAHIDIAADTILFMNPYTGKVIAMDKEEHFFHFIEDGHRHLWMGRKIGGKIIGWSTFVFLLLLISGLILWYPKKWNKAGVNNSLKIKWSARFKRLNYDLHNVLGFYSLLLAILMAATGLVMSFSWFSKSLYWITGGVKTARVEPAPIQPHPAATIHLQVDKAWNKVRHEVAQSNKNDIIVGFPDEPDEAIYLCTDMINGQWRNIYMDPNTLEVLPYSGKKIQDLRFADQVRTSNYALHVGAIGGMTTKILYFLASLICTSLPITGFYIWWHRGKKKTSKTPAKKLQVE
- a CDS encoding DUF4374 domain-containing protein; protein product: MKKTVLKLMTGVFGTVILMSACKKDNDTQTEPPVTPGKDRSKYVFVYSGKGAAGNAGTYIVTANDISQGEISATGNGVEVEAYSFIVTNNTLFAQAYTNQGPVTPFRLNEEGKIVEAGRLINTFRTGVYGTVNNNAWVGGGDPRQSGLGELFLYDAVKLQVTAKSSIDLKAITGTGENAVWTGLFQVDNKLYVPYYKFKPVEGGAPWMGKYGSLDSTWIAVLSYPELKYEKTIADGRSGFVGNWFGMQGLHQVENGDVYTWSTAGEINDIKSKNHSGVLRIKKGTTEFDQSYFFDMEKRVGVKIARAEYISKGKFLMSLYAGATTGDVSGGRVRLAIVDVFNQTVNYVQGAPEHAQPDFKMQVYNERDGKTINYVMEEDGGEFYVYVIDAETATAKRGLHIKGAEGVTSISKLTY